Proteins encoded in a region of the Streptomyces violaceoruber genome:
- a CDS encoding GNAT family N-acetyltransferase has protein sequence MTETVRVRPLADGDWDAVVTLERDAYTGLGLSEGRAALQSRAAASPDTCFVVDLGARTAGYVLALPYPPHRYPDLTRTEADRDASEPGNLHLHDIVVAPGLRRRGLGRHLLHHLTATARARGDERISLVAVGGTERFWSARGFVAEPGVVPAGEYGGDAVYMSKPVAAARRTRDRPSLSPPAPTLREVS, from the coding sequence ATGACTGAGACCGTGCGCGTACGCCCCCTCGCCGACGGGGACTGGGACGCGGTCGTGACGCTGGAGCGGGACGCCTACACCGGCCTCGGCCTGTCGGAGGGCCGGGCCGCGCTCCAGTCCCGGGCGGCGGCGTCGCCGGACACCTGCTTCGTGGTGGACCTCGGCGCCCGTACGGCGGGCTACGTGCTCGCGCTGCCCTACCCGCCGCACCGCTACCCGGACCTGACGCGGACGGAGGCGGACCGGGACGCTTCCGAGCCCGGGAACCTCCACCTCCACGACATCGTCGTCGCCCCCGGGCTGCGCCGCAGGGGGCTCGGCCGGCACCTCCTGCACCACCTCACCGCCACCGCCCGGGCGCGCGGGGACGAGCGGATCTCCCTGGTCGCCGTGGGCGGCACCGAACGGTTCTGGTCGGCGCGCGGCTTCGTGGCCGAGCCGGGCGTGGTGCCGGCCGGCGAGTACGGCGGCGACGCCGTCTACATGTCCAAGCCGGTGGCGGCCGCCCGGCGGACCCGGGACCGCCCCTCCCTCTCCCCGCCCGCCCCCACCCTGCGCGAAGTGAGCTGA